A genomic window from Caballeronia sp. SBC1 includes:
- the glgX gene encoding glycogen debranching protein GlgX has translation MAHDIRIAEGSPFPLGATWDGEGVNFALFTAHATKVELCLFDDTGKNELERIELPEYTDEVFHVYLFGLKPGVVYGYRVHGPYEPENGHRFNPNKLLLDPYAKAHVGELTWDPAVFGYTLDADGDDLTFDERDSAPFVQKCQVVDQSFSWVHPTRVRVPWEQTIFYETHVRGYTKRHPAVPEHARGTFEGLGTKEVIEHIKSLGVTSVELLPIQAFVDDSHLTEKGLTNYWGYNTIGFFAADPRFFAQGPGAVAELKQMIDRFHEAGLEVILDVVYNHTAEGNERGPTLSFKGIDNASYYRLPEDKRYYINDTGTGNTLNLSHPRVLQMVTDSLRYWVTEMNVDGFRFDLATILGRETYGFDEGGGFLDSCRQDPILSSVKLIAEPWDCGPGGYQVGGFPPGWAEWNDKYRDTVREFWKGEEGVAAELATRITGSGDKFNHRGRRPWASVNFITAHDGFTLNDLVSYNEKHNEANGEDNNDGSSDNRSWNCGAEGPTDDPEIRALRERQKRNMLATLLFSQGTPMILAGDEFGRTQQGNNNAYCQDDDISWVNWDIDDDGRALNDFVRKLTTLRHTLPVLRRGRFLTGEYHEDLQLSDVKWLSPSGEELTPEQWDDPSMRCFGLVIDGRAQATGIRRPASDATLLLVINAHHDVVDLTLPEIPGSDQWSCLIDTNAPIREELEDFDSGAIYQVTGRSLLLFALHARGATKRIFKRLEEALTDEVEPEGGNAE, from the coding sequence ATGGCACACGATATCCGCATTGCCGAAGGCTCGCCGTTTCCTCTGGGCGCGACCTGGGATGGCGAGGGCGTCAATTTCGCCTTGTTCACCGCGCACGCCACGAAAGTCGAACTATGCCTCTTCGATGACACCGGCAAGAACGAACTCGAACGCATCGAATTGCCTGAATACACCGATGAAGTTTTCCACGTCTATCTATTCGGTCTGAAGCCGGGTGTGGTCTACGGGTACCGCGTGCATGGTCCGTATGAGCCGGAGAACGGGCATCGCTTCAATCCGAACAAGCTGTTGCTCGACCCTTACGCGAAGGCGCACGTGGGCGAGCTGACGTGGGACCCAGCGGTGTTCGGTTACACGCTGGATGCGGATGGCGACGACCTCACGTTCGACGAGCGCGACAGCGCGCCGTTCGTGCAAAAGTGCCAGGTGGTCGACCAGAGCTTTTCGTGGGTCCACCCAACGCGCGTTCGCGTGCCTTGGGAACAGACCATCTTCTACGAAACCCACGTGCGTGGTTATACGAAACGTCACCCGGCCGTACCTGAACATGCGCGTGGCACGTTCGAGGGATTGGGCACGAAGGAAGTGATTGAGCACATCAAGAGTTTGGGGGTGACATCGGTTGAATTGCTGCCTATTCAAGCGTTCGTGGACGACAGTCACCTCACCGAAAAAGGTCTCACCAACTACTGGGGCTACAACACAATCGGCTTCTTCGCCGCCGATCCGCGTTTCTTTGCGCAAGGCCCGGGGGCGGTCGCGGAACTCAAGCAAATGATTGACCGCTTCCACGAAGCCGGCCTCGAGGTCATTCTCGATGTGGTCTACAACCACACCGCCGAAGGCAACGAGCGAGGGCCGACGTTGTCGTTCAAGGGTATCGACAACGCTTCGTATTATCGGCTGCCCGAAGACAAGCGTTATTACATCAACGATACCGGCACGGGCAACACGCTCAACCTGTCGCATCCGCGCGTGCTGCAGATGGTCACCGACAGCCTGCGCTACTGGGTCACCGAGATGAACGTGGACGGTTTCCGTTTCGATCTGGCGACTATCCTCGGCCGCGAGACCTACGGTTTCGACGAAGGCGGCGGGTTCCTCGACAGTTGCCGCCAGGACCCGATTCTCTCCAGCGTGAAGCTGATCGCCGAGCCTTGGGATTGCGGCCCCGGCGGATATCAGGTCGGTGGTTTTCCGCCGGGCTGGGCGGAATGGAACGACAAATATCGCGATACCGTGCGCGAGTTCTGGAAGGGCGAAGAGGGCGTGGCGGCAGAGTTGGCCACGCGTATTACCGGTTCCGGCGATAAATTCAACCATCGCGGCCGGCGTCCCTGGGCGAGCGTGAATTTCATCACCGCGCACGATGGTTTCACGCTGAACGACCTCGTCTCATACAACGAGAAGCACAATGAGGCGAACGGCGAGGACAACAACGACGGCAGCTCGGACAACCGCTCGTGGAATTGCGGCGCGGAAGGCCCGACCGACGACCCTGAAATCCGTGCCCTGCGTGAGCGCCAGAAACGCAACATGCTGGCCACGCTGCTGTTCTCTCAAGGCACGCCAATGATCTTGGCCGGCGACGAATTCGGCCGCACCCAACAAGGCAACAACAACGCGTATTGCCAGGACGACGACATCAGTTGGGTCAACTGGGATATCGACGACGACGGCCGCGCGCTGAACGACTTCGTGCGCAAGCTCACGACCTTGCGGCACACGTTGCCGGTATTGCGTCGCGGACGTTTCCTGACGGGTGAGTATCATGAAGACCTGCAACTCTCCGACGTGAAATGGCTGAGCCCCTCAGGCGAGGAGCTGACGCCGGAACAATGGGACGACCCGTCGATGCGCTGCTTCGGCCTCGTGATCGACGGCCGCGCTCAAGCAACGGGCATTCGCCGCCCGGCGTCCGATGCCACGCTGCTGCTCGTGATCAACGCGCATCACGATGTGGTCGACCTGACGTTGCCCGAGATTCCCGGAAGCGACCAGTGGAGTTGCCTGATCGACACCAATGCGCCAATTCGCGAAGAGCTGGAGGACTTCGATTCGGGCGCGATCTATCAGGTAACCGGGCGATCGCTATTGCTGTTCGCGCTTCATGCGCGCGGCGCGACCAAGCGGATTTTCAAGCGCCTGGAAGAAGCACTCACCGATGAGGTGGAGCCGGAGGGTGGTAACGCGGAGTAA